Part of the Henckelia pumila isolate YLH828 chromosome 2, ASM3356847v2, whole genome shotgun sequence genome is shown below.
agatgTCCCGTTTATCCccatttttaaatcaaaaaatttcaatGAAAGGGTTCCACTTAGCAATTTTGTGAAACTGTTATTTGGTCATCTTCAtcacatgaaaaaatattattttttatattaaaatattagttttttttatataaatgtgGACAGAGTTCACCCGTCTCATGGATAAACATTCGTGAGATCTTTTCACAAGATATCTATTATtgaaaaattattgtttttcaAATTAGAGAAGCTTGTGTGTGAATGTAATTTtgaatcttattttgttaaatgAAAGATCAAATTgtaaataaaacaaacaaaataaaaacaaaaacaaaaacaaaaacaaaaaaaattgagtatACAGTTTTAATTGGAGCGTCTACTATTACAAGTAGAATTTTGCAGTACTTCAAAACTCCAACATTCAAAGTATATGAATTATGACAAGAAGTCCTCTAGTGTGGATTATTATCTTCTTTGTATCACATTAACCATATTTCTTGATATTACTTTATGGATAAAACCAACATTTTATTGTATATCCAACTTAATTGATATTTTCTCAAAATAACTGAATATGCATACAACTTAACATAAAACTGAACGAGTTTCAAAcatcaaaactcaaaccaaaTTCAAATCCGAAGTATTTTCAAACTAATATTAATCCATTTTAGGCAGATGATAACAAACTCAAACTAAAGACTGATTTTTATGCAACCTGATTAGTATCACTCAAATTCGAGATAGAAACCATTTTCTCCTCATCGAATCCAAATTATTTTCAAACCAATATTAATCCATTTTAGACAGAGGATAACAAACTCAAACTAAAGAATCTGATTTATATGCAACCTGATCAGTATCACTCAGATAGATTCGAGATAGAAACCATTTTCTCCTCATTGCACCTCTTAATACAATACGAAATCCAAGTAAGTGTTGCATAAGAAGTATGTGTTCTACTGAATCAATTTTCGACAAAATCCCAGAAAATCTATCCATCTTTACTTCACAGTTCTTGACTCATGTCGGATCTCAGGATCGAGGAATAGTAATGGGATTCAAGCTCCTTGAGTCTAGCTGCTGCCTCTTCTCCAATTCCAGCCAACATACCATTTGTAATTTCCACAAGTTTATTTAACTCATCTGTTCTCTGGTCCACATGGTCGTTGAGTGATGCAAATCCGGAAAATACTGATGTCTGCTTTAATTCGGACACCAACTTAAGCAAAGAGTCAGCTGCTTGAACCTGTTATTTCACATAAATACTTGGTAATCCAAAAAGGTAAACTTGATGATTAAAGGGGAAAAAAATGTAAACATGATAGAGTCGTTTCATAAGGACAAATACAATTAGCCAGAAAAAAGGCATAGACTAAGATGTGGATATAAGCTAACTAAAATTCAAAACCCACAATTCTTGCAGCGCGCATCTCCATCATGAAAGATTCTTGAGAATTTTGAACCGGAGCatcattaacctaaaacatgAGATGCACCATCAGATGTACTCAATCTTTTAAAGTATCATTAGTTAACGGAGGAAGATGAGCTGGATAAGCAATGAGCAGAATCTTGACACATTTTTTATAATCAGAAAAGGGAAGAGAGGATGAAACACATACAAGATGTCTAGCAGATCTAATAATAATGTCATCAATCAATCCATAGCAGTTTCCCATGTCAGTTAAAGCTAATGCCGTTGTATATACAAGATATCATtctatttaattgtaaataagTTTGATCAGCACTATCACTGCAACCAAATTCAAAAATGAAACTAAGTTTTGAAAATTTCCGATATTCTTTGAAAATATGCTCATTATAACCTCATTGAAAGATTGACGACTAGGATACCAACTCTGAGTTCCGCTTCAATATATCGTGTGAACACGGACCACGTAATTGATGTTGTCCCGATGATAGCCCTTTTTAGGTTGCTCCATCCCCTTAGGTCAACCCTGAACGAAAGGACTAACACTAATATGAAGCCATAGGCCAAAAAGCAAAATCCAAAACCAAAAACCAAGTCAACTTGATGGGAGAACCCTTTATACTTATTTATCAATTCCACTTTTTAATATGGGGCTGATGTTGGATTTAGCATCCATCTAATGGAATTCCCTGGCCAGATAGTATGCATTTCTCTATATATCTACCTTCCTGTACTGTTATACTGCACATTGGATCTGCACAGTAGTTATCAAGGAACTTATAgcaagagaaaaaaaaagaacaaaacaaagcaaaacaaaacaaaaaaaaagaagaaagacaaGACTCAAAAGTATGGCTCTTGTAGGTCAAAGAAGAAACTTGTTTATAAGAAGTGAAAAATCCAACAAATCATTTATGAAATTTAGGTTTGCTTTTGATGTGTCACGTGAAACAAACTTCGATTGAGAGTGCTCAGTTTGCCAATCGATGTTATGCACTACTAGACTCATCGAAAGGTCCTAATAGTAAATCATATGTCACTCCCCAGTCAATCTGTCCTAAGAGTCCAACACAACTACCTTCACTATGACTACTGCGAAGCATTTAACCACATTTCCAATATTTTAGAACAATGTACTCTAATAACGGAAAATACTAAGAAGcacaatgaaatcaaaacaattgCAACTCTATGATATCAGATTAATTAAAGTTTCAAACATCATACATATTTCCCGTATTGTTATCATAGACTATATAAACAATCTAATACACAAAGCCTTCAAAAAAGCTACAGAAGAAAGGATTTCAATAGTACCCGAGCCACATTAACGAGGTACGCGAAATTATCAACAAGATGTCCAACATCTCCATCCACCCTTTGAAGGAGTACTTTCTGCTTTTGGGCCGCCGTTGCGGACGCAGCGGCAGTGGGTCCACCGCCACCTGCGGCGCCTCCTATGCCTGCTCCTTTATTCATTGTATATTGTTGAAATCAATCTACCCTAACCTTGAGTTGAGGGAATAAGAACGACTAAAAAAGGCAAAGTAACAAATATAAGCTAAACCCAAATCAGAATCAATTTGTAATCCATTCACATTCAGAGAAATTTCAGAACTTTATCACTGAAACTCATCACAGAAACCGAAAAAAGTTCGAGTTCATTGAGGGGAACAGCCAGAAAATTGGTCAACATTCATGATTCATTAACTAGTTTTCCCCCACTTTTCAAATTTTTGCGAAGAAGCTCTTGTGTTGAATTTATTTCCAGAATGACCCAAATGGGTTATTTTCAATAAGTAATTTGAAAAAGAAATtatctaatattttaaaaattaagatttattttttattttttaattttaaaaaatagatgTCCCGTTTATCaccatttttaaatcaaaaaatttcaatGAAAGGGTTCCACACTTCCACTTAGCAATTTTGTGAAACGGTTATTTGGTCAGCTTCAtcacatgaaaaaatattatttttatattaaaatattaatttttaatataaatatggaCAGAGTTCATCCGTCTCACGGATAAACATTCGTGAGAACTTTTCACAAGATATCTATTATTGAAAAattattgtagtagcccgtatcctaattgagtaattaaaagattaatgctaattaaataaattgggtatcggacggatcggaagctccgaaggcacgatcggaagctccgaacaggatcggaagctccgatgagcgatcggaggcaccgataatattacgtcaggcatgacgtgtggttggatcggaagctccgatcacccctatccggagtcaactagtgatattttgacacgtggcagatcaggatcttcggaagctccgatggctggatcggacgttccgatcgaggttcggatgttccgatcaaggatcggaagttccgatcgttgtctataaatagagggccgaggcttcatttccaattgccaattccgagtgtttccctctcctttctaatctattcgagttgttctagccttcctaggcttgacccggcggtcggcgaggcgttcagtagtcgtagcggagttgtacccaagttctggaggcatcgacatcaaagggctaacgacggacgaaggtatagcttttgctttctataaatatttaggagtatgcaatagcttagttaaggcttttagagcactttaatgatagtagtatcatttggcagtgtagagcagactataggcgtggacctagagttggtagagcttgcactgttttgaggtacggaagtactgttcgagatatcctgactgagtatgcatgtattatgtgactgcatggtttatatgtcattgatttatgctgcattcatttgcatcttgctgtatctctttcgagatgtctgttagtagggttgtaccctatcctgttagtggatggacttccatcgatttgggtccggcgtattcacggttatctcggtatgggagccacctcctgaagcgacggcacagcgtgctacataccagggcccggtctgtctctgttatctgatccttgacctcgagtttatagggagttcactttgcatgcatgtatactcatactctcgtactgagcgttttatgctcacgtctcgtactctgtgtttctggacaccctattccatggggcaggtttgcgattggacgaggagggtggatccaggaggggctagtcagtggttggccagctggagcttcgactaggttttattactgttgtttgggttgatacagctattcgatttggttgtatattatttggataaattacagattcctttacttgggattgtattatgtttatggtttccgcagttttattctgatatctgtttaattaagttaattgcatgcctaaattctgtttagtaggtgatccgggtgagggtcactacatttatgatatcagagcatacaaaagaattcttgggatttagtctcatcatgaggtatttttgtagatggcaaatcgtgacgaccggagttctcatggcagtattggtgggcgttggggtgatgccgaccgggagcctcgtcgagaacggcgtcatcgtcatcatgacgacgagcgtttcactgtgcgtcgattcttagctatgggtcctaagcccttagttggaggtgagtctccggaggatgcgaaaaattggttagaccgcatggagacgactttttagactttccactgcaccgaggagcagaagatagagacccttggctatcttctggatgggcgagcccgtaggtggtggaggtttacttctgcaccctttattgcggcgagaggagtggccacctgggccgagttccgcacagctttccaaaagcggtattttcctcctgcactccgtcagtcgaaggcaggcgagctactgagtctgcgacagggagccatgtctattgatgagtatcagcagaggttctttgatctgctatcctattgccccgagattgctgatagctcagagatgaagtataatctgttccttcagggccttaaccctgagatccatgaccgtgtggcggttggcgacgacatgtcctacgagggtttggtaagccgttgtcaccaggcggaggacagtattcggcggaacaggtctttccctcagtcaaggcctgctagttctttgggtccccgtgcccaaactttcaagaagtctggatctacttcttcttcctctggctctgctggtgttgtccgttacggtaagaaggaaaagtgtgatcactgtgggaagaaccatccatccgacaagtgccgtagagcttctggagcttgtttccgttgtggagagactggtcatatccggagagattgtccactatctgggggaggcggttttggttctggttcaggatcgggttctcaggccaccgttcagcagaggtcgcagggacaacctgctgggagttctcatttgaggtcACGAGCTTCTGgacaggtgtttgccttgaggcatgatcaggctgtggaaaagaatgagaaagtcatcgcaggtacatttctgctttatggtatacctgctcttgtacttattgacactggtgcatctcattccttcatttctgcacgttttgttaagagacataagttaccatgcattgcactagacgtagtgatgtctgtttctactccgaagggccaatctgctttggctaagcatctagtgatgggttgccctttagagtttgagggtaacattttgattgcgaatctcatggtcttggcgatggacgactttgattgcattatgggaatagatatgttgactacctatcgagcttcagtggactgctatcagagattagtacgctttcatccggaggggagtgagagctggtttttctatggtgagagagcgcgacccccgatgcctttggtatcagctttgagagcctgtcgagctctagagtctggcggggaaggctaccttatctatgcagttgatttatccgctgagagcattgggatagagagcattcctgttgtggatgaattttcagatgtattttctaatgagattccgggttttcctcctgttagggaagtcgagtttggcatagagttgatgccgggtacttcgcctatttctagagcaccgtatcgtctagctccgtcagagatgcgtgagttgaagaatcagctacaggatattttggacaaggggtacatccgccctagtgtatctccttggggagctcctgttctcttcgtgaagaataaggatgggtcgatgcggctgtgcattgactatcggcaactgaatcgagtcactgtgaagaacaagtatccgttgcctcgtattgatgacttgtttgaccagctgtagggcacgtcagtttactccaagattgacttgagatcggggtatcatcagttgagagtccgtgatcaggacgcagccaagactgcattccgtactcgctatgggcattacgagtttctagtaatgtcatttggtttgactaatgcgccggctatattcatggatctgatgaaccgtgtcttcagggagtatttggacaagtttgtcgtggtcttcattgacgatatcttggtgtattcgcgtaatacggaagagcatgtttctcacttgcggttggtactgcagactcttcgagatgagcagttgtacgccaagctgagcaagtgtgagttctggatggatagagtggtctttcttggccatatcatatccagggaggggatttcggttgatccaagcaagattgaagcggtacttaattggtcgcgtccgatgacagttgctgagatccgtagttttctgggtctagcagggtattatagtcgcttcattctgaacttctctcagctagctcgacctttgatgcagcttacccgcaagggtgtggatttcgagtggtcctccgagtgtgagaagaatttttgtgagcttcgacggcggttgacttctgcgccggtgttggcattatcgTCAGAATCTGGAgagtatgtggtatacactgatgcttctcttcaggggttaggttgtgtcctgactcagaatgggcatgtgatcgcatacgcttctagacagctaaagcttcacgaggacaactatccagtccatgatttggagttagcagccattgtgttcgctttgaagatctggcgtcattatctgtatggcgagaaatttgatatcttcaccgaccataagagtctcaagtaatTTTTCActtaggcggagttgaacatgaggcagagacattggatggacttgcttaaggactatgattgcgagattaagtaccatccaggagctgctaatctcaccgctgatgccttgagtcgcaaggtgcgactatccgcacttcagacttgttcgatgtctagtgcgatcagtgactgttgtacttcaggttataccttcaagcataagaaaggtatgcagagtatccagatgtttgcgatattatctgagccagccttgtattcgcggatccgagatgctcagatgactgattcgaagacccagcgtttagctcgtctagctaacgagggtagctcgtctggatttcattatcagttagatggctttctgtgtttgtctggtaggcttgtgattccacaggatgaagagttgcgagaggagattttgtctcaggcacatcgcactaagttgagtattcatcctgtgagcaacaagatgtacaaggatctacgtactcgtttctggtggaagggtatgaaacgcagtgtttatcagtttgtttcgagatgtttggtgtgtcaacaggtcaaggcagagcaccgacgacctggaggattgcttcacagtctgtctattcctgaatggaaatgggagtttatcacaatggactttgtgacccatttgccggtatccccgaggaactgtgatgctatctgggttgtggtggatcgactcaccaagtcagcgcatttcattgcctatagccgggagtacaatgtggatcatatggcacggttgtacattcaggagatcgttcgacttcatggagtgcctgtgagcattgtcagcgatcgggaccc
Proteins encoded:
- the LOC140883371 gene encoding mediator of RNA polymerase II transcription subunit 22a-like → MNKGAGIGGAAGGGGPTAAASATAAQKQKVLLQRVDGDVGHLVDNFAYLVNVARVNDAPVQNSQESFMMEMRAARIVQAADSLLKLVSELKQTSVFSGFASLNDHVDQRTDELNKLVEITNGMLAGIGEEAAARLKELESHYYSSILRSDMSQEL